Proteins encoded within one genomic window of Prochlorococcus marinus str. MIT 9515:
- a CDS encoding SprT family zinc-dependent metalloprotease, producing MSVIPLLPIFHKFNKQFFDQSLTINKEPLVKVRWSDNRLKTTAGFYKRKQFNGVIDSEIILSKPILSKLSSNQIYSTLCHEMIHAWVDRILNINEIHGPNFLSKMNQINKEEKNFQISIRHNFPVERKALKYIGKCLNCGEKYMYRKRMKNIACKKCCNLFFNGSWNKNCLILFD from the coding sequence ATGTCTGTAATTCCTCTTTTACCAATATTCCATAAATTTAATAAGCAATTTTTTGATCAATCTCTAACAATTAATAAAGAGCCTTTAGTAAAGGTTAGATGGAGTGATAACAGATTAAAAACAACTGCAGGTTTTTATAAGCGAAAACAATTTAATGGAGTTATTGATTCTGAGATTATTTTATCAAAGCCAATTTTAAGTAAATTATCGTCTAATCAAATTTATAGTACGCTCTGCCATGAAATGATTCATGCCTGGGTAGATAGGATTTTGAATATTAATGAGATACACGGGCCAAATTTTCTAAGTAAAATGAACCAAATCAACAAAGAAGAAAAAAATTTTCAGATAAGTATTAGACATAATTTTCCAGTTGAAAGAAAAGCATTAAAATATATAGGAAAATGCTTAAATTGCGGGGAGAAATATATGTATAGAAAAAGGATGAAGAATATCGCTTGTAAAAAATGCTGTAATTTGTTTTTTAATGGATCTTGGAATAAAAACTGTTTAATTTTATTTGATTGA
- a CDS encoding chorismate lyase: MVSSLNNKLFNSPRILWEEKATAFLVENSLPKISGSWKLMLLGDGSPTRHLQLLTNQETKIKLISMQIDPLFNKEGPIEINQLKEPLIRRQVWIKNQNESLAWAESWWNSQQVSENLKAKEEPIWKNLTQDRSELFREVDSISIVNANWLEEEFCFKGPFWSRNYRFFRNKQPLTIIREVFNPQLETWLGSSGIQNFSNLYSSSSS, from the coding sequence TTGGTATCATCACTGAATAATAAACTCTTTAACTCACCAAGAATTTTATGGGAAGAGAAAGCTACTGCTTTCTTAGTTGAAAATTCTTTACCAAAAATATCTGGCTCATGGAAATTAATGTTATTAGGTGATGGTAGTCCAACAAGACATTTACAACTTTTAACTAATCAAGAAACAAAAATCAAATTAATATCTATGCAAATAGATCCTCTCTTTAATAAAGAAGGTCCAATAGAAATCAATCAATTAAAAGAACCTTTAATTAGAAGGCAAGTTTGGATTAAAAATCAAAACGAAAGTCTTGCGTGGGCTGAAAGTTGGTGGAATTCACAACAAGTCAGTGAGAATTTAAAAGCAAAAGAAGAACCAATTTGGAAAAACTTAACTCAAGATAGATCAGAATTGTTTAGAGAAGTCGATAGCATTTCAATAGTTAATGCGAATTGGTTGGAGGAAGAATTTTGTTTTAAAGGTCCATTTTGGTCAAGAAATTACAGATTTTTTCGTAATAAACAACCTTTAACCATTATTCGTGAGGTCTTCAACCCTCAATTAGAAACTTGGTTAGGTTCCTCAGGAATTCAAAATTTTTCTAATCTATATTCTTCTTCTTCGTCTTGA
- the mnmG gene encoding tRNA uridine-5-carboxymethylaminomethyl(34) synthesis enzyme MnmG → MKKQQSSNESFDVIVIGGGHAGCEAAITTAKLGFSTALFTINLDRIAWQPCNPAVGGPAKSQLVHEVDALGGIIGKLADETAIQKRILNASRGPAVWALRAQTDKREYSKRMIEILQNTDNLSLKEAMITELLIKEVETFTKNSKNTTKQIKGVKTFFGTCYSAKSIIITAGTFLEGRIWIGNKSMSAGRSGEQAAQGLTESLHSLGIKTERLKTGTPARVDKKSISFDALDIQPSTASDKYFSFDPKIKNDMPQICCHITRTTQKTHELIRNNLHLTPIYGGFIDSKGPRYCPSIEDKIVKFADKNSHQIFLEPEGINTPEIYVQGFSTGLPENIQLELLRTLPGLNKCKMLRPAYAVEYEYIPATQLKLSLETIEIDNLFSAGQINGTTGYEEAAAQGLVAGINATRKLNMKDPIIFSRESSYIGTMINDLITRDLKEPYRVLTSRSEYRLTLRGDNADRRLTPLGFEIGLIDERRWFAHKEKMKLLKEENSRLENTRLKCTDEIARNIELESGSKIKGSTTLKDLLKRPNVHYSDFIKYDLANKSLPIAVMEGVEIDIKYEGYLKRQQNNIDQINRQSLKSLPIEINYDLIDTLSLEARENLNKIKPTNFGDASKIPGVSKADLTALLVWLKIKEIKKEKTNSFVEKKLSS, encoded by the coding sequence ATGAAAAAGCAACAATCCTCCAATGAATCTTTTGACGTTATTGTTATTGGAGGAGGACATGCAGGATGTGAAGCTGCCATTACGACAGCTAAATTAGGCTTTTCAACCGCATTATTCACAATAAATTTGGATAGAATTGCTTGGCAACCATGCAACCCCGCGGTAGGTGGACCAGCAAAAAGTCAATTAGTACATGAAGTTGATGCTTTAGGTGGAATCATTGGGAAACTAGCTGATGAGACAGCAATACAGAAAAGAATATTAAATGCGAGCAGAGGGCCAGCAGTTTGGGCATTAAGGGCTCAAACCGATAAAAGAGAATATTCGAAACGAATGATAGAGATACTACAAAACACTGATAATCTATCTTTGAAAGAAGCCATGATTACTGAATTATTGATAAAAGAGGTTGAAACTTTTACCAAAAACTCAAAGAATACGACAAAGCAAATTAAAGGTGTGAAAACTTTTTTTGGAACCTGCTATTCTGCAAAATCAATAATAATAACTGCCGGAACTTTTTTGGAAGGGAGAATCTGGATAGGTAATAAATCGATGTCTGCAGGGAGATCCGGAGAGCAAGCGGCTCAAGGTTTAACTGAAAGCTTACATAGTCTTGGAATAAAAACTGAGAGACTAAAAACTGGAACTCCTGCAAGAGTGGATAAAAAAAGTATTTCTTTTGATGCATTAGATATTCAGCCAAGCACAGCTTCAGATAAATATTTTTCATTTGATCCCAAAATAAAAAACGACATGCCACAAATTTGTTGCCACATAACACGAACAACTCAAAAAACTCATGAATTAATTCGTAATAATTTGCATTTAACCCCAATTTATGGAGGATTTATAGATAGTAAAGGACCTCGATATTGCCCTTCTATAGAAGACAAAATCGTAAAATTTGCAGATAAAAATTCACATCAAATTTTCTTAGAACCTGAAGGGATAAATACGCCTGAAATTTACGTACAAGGATTCTCAACTGGGTTACCTGAAAATATTCAATTAGAACTTTTAAGAACATTACCAGGTTTAAATAAATGTAAAATGCTTAGGCCTGCTTATGCTGTCGAGTATGAATACATTCCTGCAACTCAACTTAAGTTATCATTGGAAACTATTGAGATAGACAATTTATTTAGTGCTGGACAAATCAATGGTACAACTGGCTATGAAGAGGCTGCTGCTCAAGGATTAGTAGCTGGAATAAATGCAACTAGAAAACTTAATATGAAAGATCCAATAATCTTTTCAAGAGAGAGCAGCTATATAGGCACTATGATCAATGACTTAATAACACGAGATCTAAAAGAACCATATAGAGTTCTCACAAGTAGAAGTGAATACAGACTTACTTTACGAGGAGACAATGCCGATAGGAGATTGACTCCTTTGGGTTTTGAAATAGGATTAATTGATGAACGAAGATGGTTTGCTCATAAAGAAAAAATGAAATTACTTAAAGAAGAAAATTCAAGATTAGAAAATACACGTTTAAAATGTACTGATGAAATCGCCAGAAACATAGAGTTAGAAAGTGGCTCAAAAATTAAAGGATCGACGACATTGAAAGATCTTTTAAAAAGACCAAATGTTCACTACTCTGATTTTATAAAATATGATTTGGCAAACAAAAGTCTACCAATAGCAGTTATGGAAGGAGTTGAAATAGACATTAAATACGAAGGTTACCTTAAAAGACAACAAAATAATATCGATCAGATAAATCGTCAAAGTCTCAAATCACTGCCAATCGAAATTAATTATGACCTAATAGATACTCTATCTTTAGAGGCCCGCGAAAACTTAAATAAAATAAAACCTACTAATTTTGGGGATGCCTCCAAAATACCCGGTGTCAGTAAAGCTGATTTAACAGCATTACTAGTTTGGCTTAAAATAAAAGAAATAAAAAAAGAAAAGACAAATAGTTTTGTTGAAAAAAAGTTATCATCTTAA
- a CDS encoding acyl-CoA desaturase produces the protein MKSVIFQETAKLKRPVPAEKVLELHYKFLAPSSHSKNYPPRLHKTWGTIFFMIAIHVLSFVALQPQFWSLPAVTALFFFYWLTACLGVTLGYHRLLSHRSFVVPKWLERFFATCGAISCQHGPIDWVGLHRHHHSFSDTEVDHHNSKRGFWWSHMGWMFKDVEALKAVPKLSADLIKDPYYRFLNKYFLFLQIPIGLCLFAIGQKLEVGGWAMVLWGIPLRLVVVYHITWLVNSATHCWGKAPFESGDESKNNAWVAALTFGEGWHNNHHAFPNSARQGLFKGQIDLTWEHIKLLAKLGYAKKVKLPSRTYY, from the coding sequence ATGAAATCAGTTATCTTCCAAGAAACAGCCAAATTAAAAAGACCTGTACCTGCAGAAAAGGTTTTAGAACTTCACTACAAATTTTTAGCTCCATCTAGCCACTCTAAAAATTACCCTCCTAGATTACATAAGACATGGGGGACTATATTTTTTATGATCGCAATACATGTATTATCTTTTGTAGCGTTACAACCACAGTTTTGGAGCTTACCCGCGGTAACTGCATTATTTTTCTTTTACTGGTTAACTGCATGCCTTGGAGTCACTTTGGGTTATCATCGATTGCTTTCCCATAGATCATTTGTTGTTCCAAAATGGCTTGAAAGATTTTTTGCCACGTGTGGTGCCATAAGCTGTCAGCATGGTCCTATTGATTGGGTTGGTTTACACAGACATCATCATTCATTCTCGGATACAGAAGTCGATCATCACAATAGCAAGAGGGGATTTTGGTGGAGTCACATGGGATGGATGTTTAAAGATGTTGAAGCTCTTAAAGCAGTACCAAAGTTAAGTGCAGATTTAATAAAAGACCCCTACTATAGATTTTTAAATAAATATTTTCTTTTTCTTCAAATACCAATTGGCTTATGCTTATTCGCAATAGGACAAAAACTAGAAGTTGGAGGCTGGGCAATGGTCTTATGGGGGATACCTTTAAGACTTGTAGTCGTTTATCACATAACTTGGTTAGTAAACTCAGCTACTCACTGTTGGGGTAAGGCTCCTTTTGAAAGCGGTGATGAATCAAAAAATAATGCTTGGGTTGCAGCTTTAACATTTGGAGAGGGATGGCATAATAATCATCACGCTTTCCCTAATTCAGCAAGACAGGGTTTATTCAAAGGGCAAATTGATTTGACTTGGGAGCATATTAAACTTCTTGCTAAATTGGGATATGCAAAAAAAGTAAAATTACCCTCTAGGACTTATTATTAA
- the rplI gene encoding 50S ribosomal protein L9 gives MAKRVKVVLTESIATLGRDGDVVEVAPGYARNYLLPFGKASNVTPSILKQIERKRAKEKIAAEKLKQEAIDFKTALTTIGRFTIKKQVGEDGVLFGTVTNGDVAEAIQSATKKDIDRRDITVPDIHNLGSFVAKIKLHQEVSAEVNIEVTS, from the coding sequence ATGGCTAAAAGAGTAAAAGTCGTTTTAACAGAATCAATTGCCACACTCGGAAGAGATGGTGATGTTGTTGAGGTTGCTCCCGGTTATGCAAGAAATTACTTATTACCTTTCGGTAAAGCATCTAATGTTACCCCATCTATTCTGAAACAAATTGAACGAAAAAGAGCCAAAGAAAAAATTGCTGCAGAAAAATTAAAACAAGAAGCTATTGACTTTAAAACTGCTTTAACAACCATTGGTAGATTTACAATTAAAAAACAAGTTGGTGAAGATGGGGTTCTGTTTGGAACTGTTACAAATGGAGATGTTGCAGAGGCAATACAATCAGCTACCAAAAAAGATATTGATAGAAGAGACATAACAGTACCGGACATTCATAATTTAGGTTCATTCGTCGCCAAAATAAAACTTCATCAAGAAGTAAGTGCGGAAGTTAACATTGAAGTAACAAGTTAA
- the dnaB gene encoding replicative DNA helicase translates to MVSVPFPNNGSNKNFKKDYSSENAGLVPPQNIQAEEAILGGILLDPDAIGRIADLIKPEAFYINAHQDIFKTALMLHTQGKPTDLTSMSAWLADNGSLEKIGGNSKLVELVENVSSTASIEQVANLISDKFIRRQLIRSGNEVIQLGFDQTQETNEVLDKAEQKIFEISQEKPTKGLTQAAEILTSTFNEIESRSLGKSVPGIPVNFYDLDAMTQGFQRSDLIIVAGRPSMGKTSMVLNLAKNVAQSQDLPVCVFSLEMSKEQLTYRLLSMEVGIESGRLRTGRLQQDEWPLLGEGINSLGQLPIFIDDKPNLSVLEMRSLCRRLIAEQKKELGLIVIDYLQLMEGTTPDNRVQELSRITRGLKSMARELKVPVVALSQLSRGVESRTNKRPMLSDLRESGSIEQDADLVLMIYRDEYYNPETEDRGITEIIVTKHRNGPVGTVKLLFEPQFTRFRNLAN, encoded by the coding sequence ATGGTTTCGGTTCCTTTCCCAAATAATGGGTCTAATAAAAATTTCAAAAAAGACTATAGTAGCGAAAATGCAGGATTAGTTCCTCCCCAAAATATTCAAGCAGAAGAAGCTATTTTAGGTGGTATTCTTCTTGATCCGGATGCAATTGGAAGAATTGCAGATTTAATTAAACCAGAAGCTTTTTATATAAATGCGCATCAAGATATTTTCAAAACAGCCCTAATGTTACACACGCAAGGCAAACCTACAGATTTAACATCAATGAGTGCGTGGCTTGCAGACAATGGATCACTTGAAAAAATTGGAGGAAATTCTAAATTAGTAGAACTAGTAGAAAACGTTTCTTCCACAGCTTCAATAGAACAAGTAGCGAATTTAATAAGTGATAAATTTATACGGAGACAACTAATCCGATCTGGGAATGAGGTAATTCAGCTAGGATTTGATCAAACACAAGAAACTAATGAAGTATTAGATAAGGCAGAGCAAAAAATTTTTGAAATTAGCCAAGAAAAACCCACTAAAGGTCTTACTCAGGCGGCAGAAATTCTTACAAGTACTTTTAATGAAATAGAGTCAAGGTCGTTGGGTAAATCTGTTCCTGGTATTCCGGTCAATTTTTATGATCTTGATGCAATGACTCAAGGTTTTCAAAGAAGTGATTTAATAATTGTGGCAGGAAGACCATCGATGGGTAAAACTTCCATGGTTTTGAACCTAGCAAAGAATGTAGCTCAATCTCAGGATCTTCCTGTTTGTGTCTTCAGCCTTGAGATGAGTAAAGAGCAACTTACTTATAGATTACTTTCTATGGAAGTGGGTATAGAAAGTGGAAGATTAAGAACAGGTAGACTACAACAAGATGAATGGCCTTTACTTGGAGAAGGAATCAACTCATTAGGTCAACTTCCCATTTTTATTGATGATAAACCTAATTTAAGTGTTTTAGAGATGAGATCGCTATGCCGAAGATTAATAGCTGAGCAGAAAAAAGAACTGGGTTTAATAGTTATTGACTACCTGCAACTAATGGAAGGTACAACACCAGACAACAGAGTTCAAGAGCTATCTCGTATTACTAGAGGTCTTAAAAGCATGGCAAGAGAGTTAAAAGTACCAGTAGTAGCCTTATCTCAGTTAAGTAGAGGAGTTGAGTCAAGAACAAATAAAAGGCCTATGTTAAGTGACCTTAGAGAATCGGGTTCTATAGAACAAGATGCCGACTTAGTATTAATGATTTATAGAGATGAATATTACAATCCAGAAACTGAAGATAGAGGCATAACTGAAATTATTGTCACTAAACATAGAAATGGACCCGTTGGAACTGTTAAATTATTATTTGAACCACAATTTACAAGATTTAGGAATTTAGCTAATTAA